A region from the Leopardus geoffroyi isolate Oge1 chromosome C2, O.geoffroyi_Oge1_pat1.0, whole genome shotgun sequence genome encodes:
- the P2RY13 gene encoding P2Y purinoceptor 13: MRKETQHKKAEQHLLHMLFMDCTDGCLNQKTLSAVSFQTQLTLETMNATVIKGFNGSERCPRDTRIAQLVFPVIYTIVFFTGILLNTLALWVFIHIPSSSTFIVYLKNTLVADLIMTFTLPFKILSDSHLGPWQLRAFVCRFSAVIFYEAMYVGITLLGFIAFDRFLKIIRPFGKYFVQKPAFAKMISTFVWLFLFLISLPNIILSNKEATPSSVKKCASLKDPLGLKWHQVVNYISQFIFWTVFVLMLLFYVVIAKKVYNSYRKARSKDSKHNTKLEGKVFVVVAVFFVCFAPFHFARVPYTHSQTNSKTDCRLQNQLFIAKETTLFLAATNICMDPIIYIFLCKKFTERLPCMRGRKIMSSTQENRTIQTDNITLG; the protein is encoded by the exons GCAGTGTCCTTCCAAACACAG CTGACCCTGGAAACCATGAACGCCACAGTGATAAAGGGCTTCAATGGGTCTGAGCGGTGCCCCAGGGACACACGGATAGCACAGCTGGTGTTCCCAGTCATCTACACCATCGTTTTCTTCACAGGCATCCTGCTGAACACCTTGGCCCTGTGGGTGTTCATTCACATCCCCAGCTCCTCCACCTTCATTGTCTACCTCAAAAATACTTTGGTGGCCGACTTGATAATGACGTTCACGCTTCCATTTAAAATCCTCTCTGACTCACACCTCGGTCCCTGGCAACTCAGGGCCTTTGTGTGTCGTTTCTCTGCGGTCATCTTTTACGAGGCCATGTATGTGGGCATCACACTGCTAGGCTTCATAGCCTTTGATAGATTCCTGAAGATCATCAGGccctttggaaaatattttgtacaAAAACCTGCTTTTGCGAAAATGATCTCGACCTTCGTCTGGCTCTTTTTGTTCCTCATCTCTCTGCCGAATATAATCTTGAGCAATAAGGAAGCAACACCATCATCTGTGAAAAAGTGTGCCTCCTTAAAGGATCCGCTGGGGTTGAAATGGCATCAAGTGGTGAACTACATATCCCAGTTCATTTTCTGGACTGTTTTTGTCCTAATGCTTCTGTTTTATGTGGTGATTGCAAAAAAAGTATACAACTCTTACAGAAAGGCCAGAAGTAAGGACAGCAAACACAACACAAAGCTGGAAGGTAAAGTGTTTGTCGTTGTGGCTGTattctttgtgtgttttgctCCATTTCATTTTGCCAGAGTTCCCTACACTCACAGTCAAACTAACAGTAAGACTGACTGCAGGCTGCAAAATCAACTGTTTATAGCTAAAGAAACAACCCTCTTTTTGGCAGCAACTAACATTTGCATGGATCCCATAATATACATATTCTTATGTAAAAAATTCACAGAAAGGCTACCATGTATGAGAGGGAGGAAGATCATGTCATCAACCCAAGAAAATCGTACTATCCAGACAGACAATATAACCCTAGGCTGA